DNA sequence from the Armigeres subalbatus isolate Guangzhou_Male chromosome 1, GZ_Asu_2, whole genome shotgun sequence genome:
tattcgtgaaatacgaaggcgcatcatctgtggaagtcgggcctactacgagctccagaagaaactgcggtcgaaaaagattcgccaccgcaccaaatgtgtcatgtacaagacgtttataagaccggttgtcctctacgggcaTGAAACATGgataatgctcgaggaggactggAGACATGGCAAGCAcgcggagtattcgagagacgggtgcttaggaccatctttggcggtgtacaagaagacggtgtgtggcggcgaagaatgaaccatgagctcgcccaactctacggcgaacccagtatccagaaggtactaaagccggaagggtacgatggacaggacatgttgacacgagatgggcagaccaggtgcaaaacgacttgacgagcgtggggcgtatccgaggatggagagatgcggcctcgaaccgtgtattgtggcgtcaaattgttgattcagtgttatctgtttagatgtaaactaaataaatgaaatgaagttttgccgcaggagtggatggaaggtgtcgtgtgtcccatctacaaaaagggcgttaagctggattgcagcaactaccgcgcaatcacattgctgaacgccgcctacaaggtactctcccaaattttatgccgtcgactagcaccaattgcaagggagttcgtggggcagtaccaggcgggttttatgggcgaacgctccaccacggaccaggtgttcgccattcgccaagtactgcagaagtgccgcgaatacaacgtgcccacacatcatctattcatcgacttcaaagccgcatatgatacaatcgatcgggaccagctatggcagcttatgcacgaaaacggatttccggataaactgacacgattgatcaaagcgacgatggatcgggtgatgtgcgtagttcgagtttcaggggcattctcgagtcccttcgaaacccgcagagggttacggcaaggtgatggtctttcgtgtctgctattcaacatcgccttggaaggggtaatacgaagagcaaggattaacacgagtggtacaattttcaataagtctgtccagctatttggcttcgccgacgacatagatattatggctcgtaactttgagaagatgcaggaagcctacatcagactgaagagggaagccaagcggatcggactagtcatcaacacgtcgaagacgaagcacatgataggaagaggttcaagagaagacaatgtaagccacccaccgcgagtttgcatcgatggtgacgaaatcgaggtggtggaagaatttgtgtacttgggctcactggtgactgccgaaaatgataccagcagagaaattcggagacgcatagtggctgaaaatcgtacgtactttggactccgcaagacgctccgatcgaatagagtttgccgccgtaccaaactgacaaactacaaaacgctcattagaccggtagtcctctacggacacgagacctggacgatgctcgtggaggaccaacgggcacttggagttttcgaaaggaaagtgctgcgtaccatctatggtggggtgcagatggcggacggtacgggtcttccacgaaaggctgaatcacataaggctgaaaactCGTAAGGCTGAAtacgaaaggctgaaaagtaaaaatctcACGTAAGGCTGAAAAATCGTGAGAAACCAATACATATTAGTGGAAGAATTCACATTTGACGTTAAAAGGGGCACAAACTAAAATGATCTGCAACCTTCTTGTGACTTCTTGTtgtctttcaatttttatacgGAATTCTTATTTTGTAGTCAATACAGCTCATAAAATTTTgaggtaccgtcgtcgggggtgacaatgggtcaaatgggggtgaaaaTGAGTTACTGAAtaaatgcttgtagaatgcattgaatgtatctgagggcaagaagactaaaatataagagacctttttgaacgatttttctctacgacctccagactgccggtgagagcgaagacccattctcactcccagacccattgtcactcccGATGGCGGTAACATAGAAGGGAACAAGACTTAATTGTTCTTGGTTCTTGTATTTACTTTTTGATTCTTGCTAGAttgctttctatttttttcttctctcttcttccttctttattttccttttttatttcattatttcttctttcatctttatcttactttttccttcctctttcttcaatctttcatcttttctccttctcccttcttccgccttctttctctcttcttccttcttctttcctccttccttcgtctctgtgaaatttttattctttattctttatactttatactttattctttattcattattctttattctttgttctttattctttattatttattcttcattctttattctttattctttgttctttattctttattcttcattcttcattatttattctttatactttattctttattttttattctttattcttcattctttattctttattcttcattctttactctttattctttattatttattcttcattttttattcttgattcttttttattcattattctctGTTCTTTATCAATCATTCACTATCCAACCACTCAACATGGTTGATCGTATGGTTGAGATTATTTTCACCCCATCAATTTCAGCCTTTCGATACGTTTCAGCCTTCTGATGctttcagccttttgagactttcagcctttcagaatttcagccttatgagcattcagccttatgtgtttcagcctttcgtaggacacccgacggtacgtggagaaggcgaatgaaccacgagttgcatgagctgctgggagaaccatccatcgttggaTGGAAAATTGGActgactgcggtgggccgggcacgtagccagaatgtcggacagtaacccggtgaaaatggttctcgacagcgatccgacgggtacaagaaggcgaatTATGAAGGATAATTATGAataatctcattaaaaccccactacctctactattggtgctacctccactaagggtacggttaccctattagCATTAAACAACAGAATTtccaaaaattattattttttccacggaaaattaaaaactttccacgaaaaaaataataaagagcaataaaaaaatatgaaaatttccataaagaaatataaaagggaataaaactgagcattttcaatttttaatggaaaaaaaaaattattctgtggaaaattttgtaattgttcggagtttttttttcaatttttccgtggaacatggatttctttatggaaaattcttcttcctTAATAATTGCATTTTAAAAGTGctgcaatttttattttatggaaattttctaattcttcgtggaaattttattttgctgttgTTTGAATAGGCTGTTActtttggcttgaatgccttcaataaaaattcaacaaaataatgtttgatcTAACATTTCGTTAGACCAATTATTATGAACCACATTCAGAGTAATAATATGTCTACGAGAAGGTAAATATCAATATCGGCCTTGTGGGGAAATTGTATCCTGACTCCTGAGTCTTGGGAGCACACTAGAAACAACACAAAGACTACTCTACTACAAATTAAACAATAATTTTCGACACCCAGGTGGAGAAAAataattcttccaaaaaattaaatatacaCCAGAGAATCAAAAACTAATATCGATTTCGTATAAACGTATTTGGTATCGAGGAAAGTTGCTAATCAACGAGAGATCGCGTGTTATTGATAAGCTCGTTAGCCGTTATCCTTTCCATCACCTACCGATGGAAACTAGCAGACAGCAAACATATTCCTTTGTCATCTCCCTTCTTTTTAATTCCTTCCATGAGCAGCTGATACCTAATAGCGATAAAGTAAACTTATCATTTAACCCCACTCCACAAATTGCCATCACTATTAACTACTTGACCGTTCATCAGTCTCTTTTCTTCATTATCCCATCAGTGAAATCCAAGCCGGTGTGCCGAGCACATTGAGAACCACGATGAGTTGCCCGCTGCTAAGTTTCGTCGTCTTCCTGGCCGTTGTGGTGTTCCAGTTCGCCAGCTATTGCAAAGCGACCCTAATCGATTCATCGGCAACATTCGGTCAGCCCAGAGACGGCTCGATTGACTGGACAGCCAAGTACGATCCGGCCACACTGCAGATGCACATGAACACCGTTTCGAACATTAGCCTACGCTTGGACGGTTTCACTGCCGAGGATTTGCAGGATAATCCGGACATTCAACTGAAGAGCGAACGCACTCATATTGCTACGGTGCTGCAGGGTATCATACCGATAGTGGAGATTAGAGATAATGGAATCTTCGAGGGTGAATTCGACATCTCGGGATCGTTTTTGGGGTCGACGAACTTGTACGTAGAACTACGTAGGAAAGACAATCAGACGGTGTTGTCTAATGAGAAACTTCCGATAACGGTTATCCGTGAGGAACGGGTTATCGATACGGTGTTTACGATATCGGTCGCAACTTTGGTTTCAATTTTGTATATTAATTTCGGTGCAGCGATGGATATCCCCACACTGAAAATCATCGCTCGCAGACCAATAGGACCGATAATTGGTTTCTTAGCTCAGTTCCTGTTTATGCCTCTGTTGAGCTACGGTCTGGGCCATGTACTGTTTCCGAATGACTACGAGTTGCAGTTGGGGCTGTTCTTCACAGGAGTTTCGCCAGCCGGTGGTGCCTCAAACATCTGGACCGTGGTACTTGGTGGAAATTTGAATCTCTCCTTGGCCATGACCACCATCAGCACATTTGCGGCGTTTGGAATGATGCCGTTGTGGATCTTTACTCTAGGAAAAACCATCTTCGACAAAGGCGAACTGAACGTTCCTTATGCCAATATTGCATCATTCGCCGTTGGGTTGGTTGTACCACTCGGAATTGGATTGCTGATCCAACGTTACAGTCCCAGAACGGCACGCATCTTGGTACGGATCCTTAAACCAATGTCGGCTCTTCTCATTCTGTTCATCGTCATCTTCGCTATAATTACGAACCTGTATCTGTTTGAATTGTTCTCATGGCAAATTATAGTAGCTGGGTTAGGCCTACCGTGGATCGGTTATATCTTCGGGTACATCGTGAGCAAGGTCTTCCGGCTGCCTACCACAGATGCTCTGGCCATCTCGGTTGAAACCGGAATCCAGAACACCGGTATTGCCATTTTTCTGCTGAGATTTTCACTGCCGCAACCGGAGGCCGACCTCACTACGGTGGTTCCGGTATCGAATGCCATTATGACTCCATTCCCGCTTATGGCGCTGTATCTGGCGATGAAGATTCGCGAAAGGTAAGTGTGTTGTGTCGTCTTATGTAGCGTGGGTAGGCTCGATATATGTGTTCATGTATGTGTGTTTCGCAAGTCGATCTGCCCACTCCAGGTCACGTTCCTTTCCAGATGTTCCGTACGCAAGGATGCACTGATACCCAAAGGGCCGAGTAGCGACGCAATCAGGGACGCTAATGATGAAACTCCCTAACTGATTGCTCTGCAAGTAAGAGATCTTCAAACGCATTTGCATGTGTACATACACTTATCGAAGGTATTGATTTTGTACtgattttatgaaaataaattatattgttTTGTAATAAGTGGTTGAACGTTGTAGGGTGTTCTTTATCCGAAATTCCGGTTCTAAATCGAATATAAACAAGAATAGATGTATGGatgatcaaattattcaaacaaatacaATTCGTTCGAAATATTTCCGCATTTGATTTTGTTGGCGTAAAAGAGAATTTAGTTTAGTTTAATttagtttattgaaaataatcacgtGAACCTTATACATCAAATATTTAGGTAAGCTCAAGGAAGCAACCATGTTGAACTATGGAGATCTTCGCTACGCTGGACCTCGACGTGATCCTATAGACTCGCAACTAGTATTCAAGCAACACATCTCATTCAACAAAGCATCCAAATCTATGGGATTCATCTTCAGAGTTGCAACGAATTTCACCgacatacacccaggttttattttacacggtttggttttagtcgtttaagaccttcagcgtcaatgaaacaatgagttaacaccacgaaaaaaatcaaagaaaatttaggTGATATTTAAAAATCTGTGAATGTttgggttaaccgagaaattaatgaattcctaccgcgtaaaaaaaaacctgggtgtatactGTTTAAAAGCTCTCTATTGCTCTCTGGTGCGCTCAACTCTAGAGTACTGTTCTGTTGTCTGGAGTCCGTCTTACAATAACGGTGCACAGAGATGTTCGAATTTGTTCAACGCCGTTTCATTCGATTCGCGCTTCGTAGGCTACCTTGGCAGGATCCGTTTCGCCTATCGAGCTACGAAGGCCTATATCAGCTGATCAATTTGGAGCTACTTCGCTCAAGGAGAGATGTAGACAAATCCATTATGATCGCCGATACCCTGCAGGGACGAATTGATTGTGGAGTGATGTTGGAACAAATAGACCTTGAACGTCCAGCCACGCACTTGAGGCTGCCCCTTCGTCGTACAAATTATGGCATACATGGAGCTATTTGTGGCCTACAGCGCGTCTTTAACAGAGTCGCATACCTTTTCGATTTCCACGTGACACGCAGCATGTTACGCCGAAGATTTTCATCGTCCTTCGCAGACATAAACAGACGAAGACAATGACAATGCACAGTGGGCCACGTCGTggaattaggaggaaaaaaatatttccaccataatgataatttttaggatcaaagtgtcttcagcaaagacaaagcttattatttaagctttatgttgaagtttgttgcaatagggtggccccactacattttgagataaaaattttaacttctatatttctaattttagcattgtacgatgttctagaaagttgttccttatttaattttgaggcattttgctgaagaaaccatttttgtacgtcgtttgtgtcatttgttatgataattttaaataattgtgtTAGGGTGtccctaaaaaatcaatattttgattctaactttttagttttaatttttatcgaattgacgtcttctacaaagttttagagcataaaaaaatgcacgttttggttatataaccaagtaaattcattggtgggttgcagagatatcactgtttttcttgaaaaaatccgttgttttcaaatgcctgtatttttgaatgggggaaaaagggggatccatttttccctgggttagacagaggaagggctaaggattgctttgcatattttggtattggggaatttgagggaatttgaggatttccatcatttaaaaaaatggcttcatgtacgaggaaatcaaaatcatcagttctagaagtgttataaaaccgaaaattccgcccaattcgtcaaaaacaaaatgttcatAGTAATCATAACTTCCTTATATATTTCCAGCGCATCTTCACTCACTATACCGATTGGTTGGATAacatgttcaataatatcaacgcTCATCAACGTGACAACCTCACTGAACAGACCGTAATCGTAGGTTGTTTACATCACTCgttcaatcgattttacttttaaatcgcTAGGGTGGTATGGAAAATCGTTCGAATATTTagtaattgattttaatttatgttttagTTCTTTGGGGCTTATCGCGAAACTACttcacaggcaacattgctgctcttggcgcgaaagatagcactgacaaaatcaggctactatgttgtaCCGCACGTATCAGTGATGCGCTTCGAGAAGTTCAATAATCATAACCAAAGATTCGCAAGCTGGATTAAAACCGataactaattattggaacgattaatcaacatgcgattttggCCATGTGGGTTCTTTTTTCGCCAGCGCTGTATGGGGATGCGCCATAATCAGTAGGATGAAAAATCcacttccccatactaattcccATGCAAACTTGAAGGCTCGTGCTAAATCAGTTGTTATCCAATTTCGCTCAAATTCGCGGAGGACTCTCAGAACATGGGACAGAATTGAGTGATCGGTGTGgataaaaatagaattttgaaCCACACTAATAATAGATAAAAGTAAGATAAAAAAACTATGCTCGAAAAATCTAATTTTCCATACCACCCTAACGATTTTAAAGTAATATCGATTGAACAAGTGATGTAATCAACCTACGATTACGATCTGTTCAGTGAAGTTGTTACGTTGATAAgcgttgatattattgaacatgtTATCCTACCAATCGGTATATTGAGTGAAGATGCGCTGGAAATATATAAGGAACTTATGATTattataaacattttgtttttgacgaattgggcggaattttcggttttataacacttctagaactgatgattttgatttcctcgtacataaagccatttttttaaatgatggaaaaacctcaaattccctcaaattccccaataccaaaatatgcagagcaatccttagcccttcctctgtctaacccagggaaaaatggatcccccttttcccccattcaaaaatacaggcatttgaaaacaacggattttttcaagaaaaacagtgatatctctgcaacccaccaatgaatttacttggttatataaccaaaacgtgcatttttttatgctctgaaactttgtagaagacgtcaattcgataaaaattaaaacttaaaagttacaatcaaaatattgatttttaagggtcaccctaacataattatttaaaattatcataacaaatgacacaaacgacgtacaaaaatggtttcttcagcaaaattcctcaaaactaaataaggaacaactttctagaacatcgtacaatgctaaaattagaaatatagaagttaaaaaaattatctcaaaatgtagtggggccaccctattgcaacaaacttcaaaaagaagcttaaataataagctttgactttgctgaagacactttgatcctaaaatattatcattatggtgaaaataattttttcctcCTAAATTTACGACGTGGCCCAATGTGCAATGCTTGTTAAATGTTTTATACCTACTTTGTATTATCTCTGGACAACATTTTTCCTGTACACTTTTTTCAAATACTCATTGGGGCTAAATGTAGCCTGTTGAAgcaacaacaataaaaaatgaagaataaagaatctTAAACTAAAGAAAAAATATGGATAGAAAAATACATTCTTAATAATTAACAAGgattttttaaacatatttaaGTTTGGTTTCAGTCGCGTTTCGAGAGGAATGCTATGCGAATAGAATGCGCATCAACATTAGTTAGAAAGCGTATTCGAACACAATCAAGAATACTACTAAACAATGCTATGGGGTAACGATTCGAGGGTGATAGTTTAAAATGTTTGGAAACTTGATATACATGGATTCTAATAACATTCCTTAGAAAACCATACCCCAGAAAGCCATTTCCCATATTTGTTCACACCTTTAGATTCCTGCAATGAAGAAAAACGATTTTGTTTCTATAAAACTAaattaattattgaaaaaatggacCTTATTACATTTGCGCCGTTGACCGAATGACATATGGGTGGTTATAAACGCATacctaaagctatgtccatttagaatccggaatgataaaatcatctgtatctcggtaacggattgacgtacaaagaaggttaatacatcaaaacaagagtaattcactgtactttaaggaaaaattattgatacaaataatttcttcttgtttctagtgaaaattcgcaccttcttctttattcctctcatcagaagttgcacacctccggagtcaacttccttggcacatttgttccagattttggtcatctgagtcgcgtcccgagctgtttttccactttttacatttttcctaagcttccgcttcattattgcccaaaatgtctcgatgggccggagctgtgggcagttgcgtggatttatgtttttatcgatgaaatcttcttTATTATcccggtaccactggatgacttcccggcagtagtggcaactcgccaaatctggccaaaacttcacgggacctttatgggctttatggaaggtcgaccgcggatttttgagacattcctccttgtacagcttcgagtccatcgtcttattcgtcacaaacattTTGGTCTTTtccccacagttgcatatcccttgccataatcatccgtttttttttgcaagtttgtccaaaaatcaaacttaaacTACGCaagaactactcctcgtgccgtcacaatgtagaatttttggctaggaagctgtccgaaatccattttgacgtaggttccatcgtcgatgagcaggattatcaacgtgggtgtgcagacttttttctctcctttcggcttccatctggaataatttttgacacgttgcacgaaacttcgtgaaatttataccatagcaagtgggcgcctaggtagacaaaccgctgtaaaagaattcttgcagcggtcactttccgtgccgctgcaatacaataaatgattccggattctaaatggacatggcTTTACATAAAATTTGATTGcagatttctttaaatttttgcaaaaaaaaacattttgaatttttattagtGCGGGTAAATTCATGTTTCAAAACAAGCCATAATCTACTTGTTTGTTTGAAGGCTTATTTCAGGAAAGTGCGAGAGTCAAAAGAATGTTCCACCAATTTGTCTTTTTGCGAGTAAATtcgtattttaaaagaaaaggAATCATCTATTCGTTAATTTTATTTCAAGCAAATTCGTGCTTTTCAAGAAGAAGGAATCACTTactcatttttcttttttcgggCAAACGTGTGGAATAATCTACTTTgttaccttcttcttcttcaatggctctacattgcaAATGGAACAtggcctacttttcaacttagtaccGTGACCTGTCCTAATTCCACccatcgcctaataccgtggttttcatcaaaaatcagaacctggctatcatggacatcgtATTATGTATTTGGTGATATGTTCAAACATATTATGTTTGaccatttcaccaaataatgtgatgtccatgataaccaggttctgatttttttttatgaaaaccacggtattaggcgatgcgtGGAAtgagggcaggtcacggtattcTAAGAGAATttactcagttattaattggaagcttttttatgctcgccattgcatgagtataatatgtatcttgtgtagcaagtacaatggatacactatgcctaaATGAgtctatattttttttgtgctACGTGTGTGTCCAAAACTTTTTCTTTGCCTTGCCTTGCAAGCAAAtgcgtaggattgtcaatccggagatgccGAGTgcgattcttggtccggtctaggatgttttcgggtgagaTACAATCTCGGCTCCAGGCAAATGAACATACGAAACACATAAGGCAAAAATTATGAATCTACAAGATTGTTGAAAATTGTCAAAACATACGTCTCTTATGCTTTTCATCTTGAGCTCTTTAGATTTCATTAAGGGACGTATGTTGTTTATACGTTGCATGTGCATGTGTGAATTTCATAAGACACTTTTTAGTATTTTATTCAAAGCTGATTTGAAGGAAATCATAAGGCATTCTATGAAAGACATGATGCTCTTTTTAGTTACCTTAATCGGAAGAAAGGAGCTTCTGTCAAGAGAATCATGTTCTCACATATTGCAAAGTTTTCAAGTCGTGCGGTTGTATTGAATATCTAGGGGGTCTTGAAAAAAAGAATAGGTGTTCAAGT
Encoded proteins:
- the LOC134202951 gene encoding ileal sodium/bile acid cotransporter-like isoform X1; this translates as MSCPLLSFVVFLAVVVFQFASYCKATLIDSSATFGQPRDGSIDWTAKYDPATLQMHMNTVSNISLRLDGFTAEDLQDNPDIQLKSERTHIATVLQGIIPIVEIRDNGIFEGEFDISGSFLGSTNLYVELRRKDNQTVLSNEKLPITVIREERVIDTVFTISVATLVSILYINFGAAMDIPTLKIIARRPIGPIIGFLAQFLFMPLLSYGLGHVLFPNDYELQLGLFFTGVSPAGGASNIWTVVLGGNLNLSLAMTTISTFAAFGMMPLWIFTLGKTIFDKGELNVPYANIASFAVGLVVPLGIGLLIQRYSPRTARILVRILKPMSALLILFIVIFAIITNLYLFELFSWQIIVAGLGLPWIGYIFGYIVSKVFRLPTTDALAISVETGIQNTGIAIFLLRFSLPQPEADLTTVVPVSNAIMTPFPLMALYLAMKIRERCSVRKDALIPKGPSSDAIRDANDETP
- the LOC134202951 gene encoding ileal sodium/bile acid cotransporter-like isoform X2, which encodes MSCPLLSFVVFLAVVVFQFASYCKATLIDSSATFGQPRDGSIDWTAKYDPATLQMHMNTVSNISLRLDGFTAEDLQDNPDIQLKSERTHIATVLQGIIPIVEIRDNGIFEGEFDISGSFLGSTNLYVELRRKDNQTVLSNEKLPITVIREERVIDTVFTISVATLVSILYINFGAAMDIPTLKIIARRPIGPIIGFLAQFLFMPLLSYGLGHVLFPNDYELQLGLFFTGVSPAGGASNIWTVVLGGNLNLSLAMTTISTFAAFGMMPLWIFTLGKTIFDKGELNVPYANIASFAVGLVVPLGIGLLIQRYSPRTARILVRILKPMSALLILFIVIFAIITNLYLFELFSWQIIVAGLGLPWIGYIFGYIVSKVFRLPTTDALAISVETGIQNTGIAIFLLRFSLPQPEADLTTVVPVSNAIMTPFPLMALYLAMKIRESRSAHSRSRSFPDVPYARMH